The genome window CATATTATTATCCAGATGGTGAAAAACGAGAGTTCATCGTAGAGTCGCAGAGCATTCGAATCAGCCCACAAAGCGCAAAGCTCGGCAAGGTCACCGAAAACATGACATGGACTTCGTTACCGGAAAGCATGGATAAATTTTCGAAAGCCACGCAACTCGCCAGTCAGCGCGTCCTCTTTAAAGCCGGTGACAATGGCAATCCGCCGCACGCCGTCCTGGTTGCCCCTACCGCGTTTTATGATCAGTCGATAGCGCGGCCCTACGAGTTCAACGATTAGACCATTCCTATGACTGCTCCCCTGTCGAAATTTCTACCTGAGACATTTGATCAGCGCCCGATCGGTCTAATTGCAGGCAAAGGTCGCTATCCAATACTCACCGCTGAGCGTATTCGAACAGCGGGACTACCGCTTCGCATCGTATCGTTTGCAGGCGAGACCGAGCAGTCATTGATCGACTCGATCCCAGCGAGTGAGCACATACAAATCAAGGTTGGACAACTAGGGAAGCTGCTCAAATCCCTACAAAAACTCGGTTGTGGCTATGCACTGATGGCTGGGCAAATCACACCTAGACGGTTGTTTCATGGCTTACACCCCGACCTTAAGGCGCTGAAGATTCTTAACAGTCTAAAAGTCAAAAACGCCGAAACCATATTTGGCGCAATCTCCAGCGAGATCGAGGCCGTCGGCATTTCCATGCTCGACGCGCGCACACTGCTCGATGATCAACTCGCTATCACCGGCTTGATGACTGCTGGGAAACTGAAGGCAGACATCACAGATATCGAGCACGGCATCCGCATAGCCAAAGGTATGGCCGACCTCGATGTAGGCCAAGGTGTGGTCGTGCGCCGTGGCACCGTATTGGCAGTCGAAGCCTACGAAGGCACCGACCCGATGCTACGCCGTGCAGGCACCTTTAAGACAGACGACCTAATTTTCGTAAAAACAGTAAAACGCGCACAAGACTACCGCTTTGACGTGCCCGTCTTTGGACAACGCACACTGGACGTCATGTATGAAGCAGGTATTCGCACCGCAGCTCTGGAAAGCGGCAGTGTCTTGATTCTCGACAAAGCAGACATTTTAGACAAAGCCCGATCCTTAAAAATTGAGCTGTATGGCTACGATGAGGCGTCATAATAACGGCGCATTGAGCCCATCGGGCAGTTTCGCAATCGTATATACATCGTAGCGATTACTCTTCCCCTCCAAGACATGACTCGGAGCAGGGCCAGCCAACTGAGGCGCTATACGCGGCCGCTTCACCACCACACGATAACGTGCACAAGACAAAGCAGCGTCCAGTAAGCCATCTG of Lentimonas sp. CC4 contains these proteins:
- the lpxI gene encoding UDP-2,3-diacylglucosamine diphosphatase LpxI (LpxI, functionally equivalent to LpxH, replaces it in LPS biosynthesis in a minority of bacteria.), whose amino-acid sequence is MTAPLSKFLPETFDQRPIGLIAGKGRYPILTAERIRTAGLPLRIVSFAGETEQSLIDSIPASEHIQIKVGQLGKLLKSLQKLGCGYALMAGQITPRRLFHGLHPDLKALKILNSLKVKNAETIFGAISSEIEAVGISMLDARTLLDDQLAITGLMTAGKLKADITDIEHGIRIAKGMADLDVGQGVVVRRGTVLAVEAYEGTDPMLRRAGTFKTDDLIFVKTVKRAQDYRFDVPVFGQRTLDVMYEAGIRTAALESGSVLILDKADILDKARSLKIELYGYDEAS